A genomic segment from Modestobacter roseus encodes:
- a CDS encoding MarR family winged helix-turn-helix transcriptional regulator → MEHPPDGDGPRHRPPGWVAQDPGGIPAYALARAGAAVSDLFARQLARVGLRTHTFFVLVHLSRDRVLTSAELARRLELTPQSMSALLRTLADEGWIERQEEVRRGQRIDVRLTEAGHAALAAAGPLLAELNRPEALGLSATEAATLHGLLERVLAHVSPGHDVGPSAAAGDDGPPA, encoded by the coding sequence ATGGAGCACCCACCGGACGGCGACGGCCCGCGTCACCGGCCCCCCGGCTGGGTCGCCCAGGACCCCGGCGGCATCCCCGCCTACGCCCTGGCCCGCGCCGGTGCCGCCGTCAGCGACCTGTTCGCCCGGCAGCTGGCCCGGGTGGGCCTGCGGACGCACACGTTCTTCGTGCTGGTGCACCTCTCCCGGGACCGGGTGCTGACCTCCGCCGAGCTTGCCCGGCGCCTCGAGCTCACCCCGCAGAGCATGAGCGCGCTGCTGCGCACCCTGGCCGACGAGGGGTGGATCGAGCGGCAGGAGGAGGTCCGCCGGGGGCAGCGGATCGACGTGCGGCTCACCGAGGCCGGCCACGCCGCCCTCGCCGCCGCCGGACCGCTGCTCGCCGAGCTCAACCGTCCGGAGGCGCTGGGCCTGTCCGCGACGGAGGCGGCCACCCTGCACGGGCTGCTGGAACGGGTGCTCGCGCACGTGTCCCCCGGCCACGACGTCGGCCCCTCGGCAGCGGCCGGGGACGACGGGCCCCCCGCCTGA